The DNA window GGCTGAACATGATGTGCCGACCTTTTCACATGCGAACTTGGACAAAACGACGCGTATTGTCCTTCCGAGAGCGCTTGAACTCTGCGACAGGATAAAGATATAGTAAAAATATATCTTTATCCATATTCGGCGGTAATGACCATGTCCCATGACAACTTGGAAAATGTCCCATGTTCCGCAACCGGCAAATGGCTGGGCGCCTTGCAACAGTTGACGATTTCGAGAAAGCGCGGAGCGATGTGCCCCATACGGCGATGAAAAAAGCCGCTTGTGCCGATGACGGCTGCAACATTGGATCGACTGGGCTGGAGTGAACCTATGGCGCATCAACATATCCGCGACGATGTCCTGCCCGGCCTCGACCGCGCCTTGCTTCGTGGGTTCGGATTGTTCGAGGCGATGAGCGAGTCGGAGTTGGAGAACATCCTGCGCCCGGCCCGAGTGCGCCGGGTTCAACAAGGCCAAGCTGTATTCCGGCAAGGGGATGCAGCTCGTCACTTCTATCTGCTGCTCCAAGGCCGACTGAAGGTCGTGCAGGTGACTGAGGAAGGCCACCAGATTGTCGTCCGCATCGTTAATCCGGGCGAACTGTTCGGTGTCGCCAAGGCATTGCGCCGCACGGACTATCCGGGCACGGCGATGGCGGTGCTGGAGAGCACGGCTTTGGCATGGAACTCCGCGTTGTGGGACGACATGACGGAGCATCATCCGGCGCTCACGATGAATGCCTTGCATATGGTCGCCCGGCACCTGCAGGAGCTTCATGCGCGGGTCAGGGAGCTTTCGACGGAAGACGTCGAACGCCGCATGGCGCATGCGCTGGTGCGGCTGTCGATGCATGCGGGTCGCCGTACAAAAGACGGGATCCTGATCGACTTCCCCGTAACCCGCCAGGACATCGCGGAGATGACGGGAACCACGATCCCGACGGTGAGCCGCATTCTCGGTAGCTGGGCGGAACGAGGCCTCGTTGAAATCGGGCGTCTGCGTATCGTGCTCCGCGAGCCTCACAAGCTGTTCGATCTGGCGAGGCGGTAGTTCGGGTAACGAGAAGCGTCTCTGAACCTGGCGCGCTAGCGTCTCGACCCGGAATGCCCGCATGGTCGGATCAATTCCCATCGATGCCGCCATGCTCCATGTTTGTCCGAATCACCACCCGAAGGTCGGCAAGGAAGTGATCGAGGTCGATGCCATGCTCGCGGCAAGCATCAGCCAGCGTGTGAAAGCGGCCGATAGGACAGCCGACACAGTGCATCCTGTAATTGAGAAAGACGCGGATCGTTTCCGGCCAGCGGCGCATGACATCATCGACATAGTGATCAGGCGTCATGGGCATCGTGGTTCTTCCAGCCTGTCGACTCCGTAGTTACCCTGGGGCGACTTCCGGTCCGAATGGACACGGCTGCCTACTGGGTAAGGAAAAGGGCCGTCGCGATCGCGACCGACAGGAGGACCGCCGTGACGGTCGCGCTCGGACGCAACGCGCCCATCCGGTGCAAGACCAGTGCAAAGAGGATGATGAGCGGCGTTGCCACCGCCAATCCGATCTGTGCATCGCTCACGTGACGTATGCTCCTCCTGTGTCACTAGACAGGAGGTATTATAGCCCGAAATGAACCGAAACTGTTTGCGCCACGACAATGAAGAGACCTGTTTGTTGGGTTCAATGGGACGCGACTGGAATCAGCGAGCAGTGCAAGAACCGTGGCCAACATCGAAGACAACCTGAAAAGCCCGGAGCATGCTGGCGCAGCGCACGGAGAGTGGAGCGCGCTGTCGGATTTGCCCGGACATCCGATGATGTGGGTCCTGATTTTCAGTGAACTGGTCGCTTTCGGCGTTATGCTGGTCGCCTTCTCCGTAGCGCGGGCGGCGCTTCCGGCGCTCTTCGCCGCCGGGCAGGCCACGCTTGATCCTTTCGTCGGCGGCTTCAATACGGTCGTGCTCGTAACAAGCGGCTGGCTTGCCGCCTGGGCGGTGCGCGCGCGGGTGGACGGCCGCGGATCAACCTCGAGTTTTGCTCTTGTCGGCGCTATCTTTTTCGGTTTGGTCTTCGTGGCAGTGAAGCTCTTCGAGTACGCGGCGAAGGTCGAGGCGGGCATCGGCCTGGAGACCGATACGTTTTTTACGCTCTATTTTCTCATCACGGGGTTTCACCTGCTGCATGTGCTGCTCGGCATTGTCATCCTCGGCGTCGTCGCCTTTTCGGGCACCGTCGAAGCCCTACGAACCGGTGCGGCCTTCTGGCATATGGTGGACCTCGTCTGGGTCGTCATGTACCCGCTGATCTATCTGGTGGGATGAGGTGGTGATGCCGTTCGATCTCGCGCGCAGCTGGGGCATCCTCGTCGTCCTGAGCCTGCTGAGCCTGTTGGGCAGCCACATCGCGTGGCCTGCACTCGCGGCTAACGCCGCCGTTCTCCTGCTCGGAATCGGCAAAGCGCGACTCATCCTGCTCGACTTCATGGAATTGCGGCATGTCCCGCGTTCCTGGCGCGCAGTCTTTGCGTGGTGGCTCGGGCTCATTGCCGCGACAGCGTGGATCACGCCTCTTTGGCCAATCCTCTGGATGCATTGATCGCACTTTCCGGTGGCTGGTTGTTCCAGAACAAAGAGCGGAAGAGATGTCGCGACTAGCTTGCCGACGCCTTCATCAAGCTCCATGACCCGCCCCTCCCGGCGGGGCTGCGGCAGCCTCAATCTCATCTTCGGAGAGGATCGCAATGGCGGAAAGCCTCACCAAATCTGCGGCGAGAAACGTCTTCTACGGCGGCTCGCTATTCTTCTTCATCATATTCGTGGGCCTCACCGCCCACAGTCACTTCTACATGGTGGAAACCTCCACAGACAAAGCTGGCCTCACTGCGTCGGTCGCGCGCGGCAAGCACGTCTGGGAGAAGAACTCCTGCATCAACTGCCATACGCTGCTCGGCGAGGGCGCCTATTTCGCGCCGGAACTCGGCAATCTCTGGATTCGCTGGGGCGGCGACGCGGATCCTGAAACCGCACGCGAGATACTCAAGGCCTGGATGGAGTCTCAGCCTTCAGGGATCGAAGGCCGCCGCCAGATGCCGCAGTTCAATCTGACGGACCAGGAGATGTCGGACCTTGCGGACTTCCTGGAGTGGACGAGCCGCATCAAGACCCAGAACTGGCCCCCCAACGACGCCGGATGAACGAGGAGCGAAACATGCGATACAAGACCCAACGGATAGCGCTTCTCTATTTCTACGGCGCGCTTGCCCTGTTCCTGGCCCAGGTGACGTTCGGCGTGGTGGCCGGAACCATCTACGTTCTGCCCAACACGCTTTCCGAGCTTCTGCCCTTCAACATCGTGCGCATGATCCACACCAACGCGCTGGTCGTGTGGCTGCTGATGGGCTTCATGGGCGCCACCTATTACCTCCTGCCGGAGGAGACGGAAACCGAGCTTTACAGCCCGAAGCTCGCCGTCTTGCAGTTCTGGCTGTTCTTCGTCGCCGCGGCGATTGCGGTTGTGGGCTATCTCTTCCGTATCCACGAAGGGCGCGAGTTTCTCGAGCAGCCCTTCGCCATCAAGGTCGGCATCGTCGTCGTGGTGCTGATGTTCCTCTTCAACGTGACGATGACCGCGCTCAAGGGGCGGAAGACCACGGTCACCAACATCCTCCTGTTCGGCCTGTGGGGGCTCGCGCTCTTCTTCCTCTTCGCCTTCTACAATCCGGCCAATCTCGCGCTCGACAAGATGTACTGGTGGTACGTCATCCACCTCTGGGTGGAAGGCGTGTGGGAGCTGATCATGGCATCGATCCTCGCTTTCCTCATGATCAAGCTCAACGGCATCGACCGGGAAGTGGTCGAGAAGTGGCTTTATGTCATTGTCGGCCTGGCGCTTTTCTCAGGCATCCTAGGTACCGGCCACCACTATTACTGGATCGGCGCGCCCGGCTACTGGCAATGGATCGGCTCGCTTTTCTCGACGCTGGAGGTCGCCCCCTTCTTCGCCATGGTCGCCTTTACGGTGACGATGACCTGGAAGGCCGGCCGCCGCCATCCCAACCGGGCGGCGCTTCTCTGGTCCGTCGGCTGCTCGATCATGGCCTTCCTCGGCGCCGGCGTCTGGGGCTTCCTGCACACGCTCTCGTCGGTGAACTACTACACCCACGGCACGCAGGTGACCGCCGCCCACGGCCACCTCGCCTTCTTCGGCGCCTATGTGATGCTGAACCTCGCAGTGATGGCCTACGCCTGGCCGGAGCTCAAGCGCCGCGCGCCCTACAATCAGTGGCTTTCCATGGCGAGCTGCTGGATCATGTGCACGGCCATGATGGTGATGACCTTCGCGCTCACCTTCGCCGGCGTCGTCCAGGTGCATCTCCAGCGCGTGCTCGGCGAGAGCTACATGGAGGTCCAGGACCAGCTTGCCCTGTTCTACTGGATCCGCCTCGGCTCCGGCGTCACCGTTCTGGTGGCGGTGCTGATGTTCGTCTGGGCGCTTCTCGTTCCCGGCCGCGCGGCGAATACGCAGCAGGAAGGCACCATGCAACCGGCCGAATAGAAAATCAGGCGGCGCGCGCGCTGTCGCCCCGCTTCTCCCGACCCTGCCAGTGACGAAGGACCCAGCGATGATGCAGAGCGCGCTGAAAGCCGTACCCCACCCCACGTCCGATATTCCGTACTATGTTCCCGCCGGCAATGAGTGCGCGCTCTTCGAACATGCCTGGAGGCGGCGGCTGCCCGTGCTCTTGAAGGGGCCGACAGGCTGCGGCAAGACGCGCTTCGTCGCGCACATGGCGGCGCAGCTCGGCCTTCCGCTTACAACGGTCTCTTGCCATGACGATCTTGCCGCCGCCGACCTTACCGGCCGTTATCTGCTGAAGGGTGGCGAAACGGTTTGGGTGGACGGACCGCTGACGCGGGCCGCGCGCGAGGGCGGCATCTGCTATCTCGACGAGGTCGTGGAAGCGCGCAAGGACGTGGCCGTTGTCCTTCATCCGCTGACCGACGACCGGCGTATCCTTCCGCTTGAGCGGACGGGCGAGGAGATCAAAGCGCCCGACGGCTTCATGCTGGTCGTCTCCTACAATCCCGGGTACCAAAATCTGCTCAAGTCGCTCAAACCCTCGACGCGCCAGCGCTTCGTGGCGATCGGCTTCGATTTTCTGCCGCTCGACCACGAGGTCGCCGTCGTCGCCGCCGAGAGCGGCCTTGCCGAGGAGGAGGTGCGCCCGCTCGTGCTTCTCGCGCAGCGCCTGCGTGCATTGAAGGGGCAGGACCTCGAAGAAGGCGTCTCGACGCGCCTCGTCATCTACTGCGCAACGCTCATCGCCGAGGGACTCGGGATCGAGGAAGCGGTGAGAGCGGCCATGATCGAACCGCTAACGGACGAGCCGGATGTCCGGGAGGCACTCACGGAAATCGCCCGGGCCACGTTCGGCTGAGGCACCATGCTGGATTTTCTGGAACTCGAGGAGACCGTCGGCCGCGCCTGGCACCGTCTGGTGGGCGATGCGGCGAGCTATCCTCGCTATCCTGAGCACGGGGTTACGCTGGAGGAGATGCGCGGGGCACTCGGCGTCTTCTTCCGCGGCATGGGTGGCGAAGCCGGCGTGCAACTGGCGGCAAGCGCCGGACGCTCGTTCCGCCACCGCCTCAACCTGCGCCAGCGCATCGGCATGACAGAGGAGCGGCTGGAGCAGCCGCGCCGCGATCCGAGGTCCCTCTTCCTGCCGACGAGGATCGACCTCTTCCCGTCGCGTCGACTTAACCGAATGCTCTATTTCTGGCTGGGAGCCTACTCGGTGGACGTTCCACTCACCCCCGTTGAAGAGACTGACCCCTTGTTCCGCGACCTGGCAGCGCTTCTCAAGGCAAGGGAGACGACGACCCGTGTTCTGGCTGCCCATCCCGGCCTTGGCTCCGGCTATCGCGAACTCGCCTCCGCCCTCCTCGCTGCCCGGCCGGCCCGCAAGCTGCCGGCAACCGAGCAAGGGATCGAGCGCATCGTTGCGGCTCTCCTGGGCGGCCTGGAAGCAGGCGAACTCGACGAAATGGTCGACGCCATGCATCTGGGGCGACTTGCTGCGCCGTTCGGCTACCAGCCCTTCCTACCCGTTCCGCTGTGGGTGGATGCCGCCCACCGGCGTCCGGTGGCGCCCTGCAGCGAGGACGAGCCGACCCGCGCTGGCCCGTCGGCGCCGGTCATCGACCTGCGCAAACGCCTCGCCCACCGCCGCGAGGCAGATCAGCCGCGAAGACGGGATCCTTTCGTGCTCAACCGCTTCGAGAAGATGCTCACCCTGGCCGAGATGGTGAACGTCAACCGTCCGTCCGACGACGATGAGGACGACGAAGCGCAGAAGGCGGCCGACGACATCGAGGACCTCACCGTCTCCCGCCGCCAGCCCGGGCGGCCGGCGGCGCGGCTGAAATTCGACCTCGACCTGCCGCCCGAGGCCGTCGATACAGCGCGACTTACCGGCCTTCTCACCTATCCCG is part of the Chelativorans sp. AA-79 genome and encodes:
- a CDS encoding Crp/Fnr family transcriptional regulator is translated as MPGLDRALLRGFGLFEAMSESELENILRPARVRRVQQGQAVFRQGDAARHFYLLLQGRLKVVQVTEEGHQIVVRIVNPGELFGVAKALRRTDYPGTAMAVLESTALAWNSALWDDMTEHHPALTMNALHMVARHLQELHARVRELSTEDVERRMAHALVRLSMHAGRRTKDGILIDFPVTRQDIAEMTGTTIPTVSRILGSWAERGLVEIGRLRIVLREPHKLFDLARR
- a CDS encoding DUF1858 domain-containing protein; translated protein: MPMTPDHYVDDVMRRWPETIRVFLNYRMHCVGCPIGRFHTLADACREHGIDLDHFLADLRVVIRTNMEHGGIDGN
- a CDS encoding cytochrome c oxidase subunit 3, which encodes MMWVLIFSELVAFGVMLVAFSVARAALPALFAAGQATLDPFVGGFNTVVLVTSGWLAAWAVRARVDGRGSTSSFALVGAIFFGLVFVAVKLFEYAAKVEAGIGLETDTFFTLYFLITGFHLLHVLLGIVILGVVAFSGTVEALRTGAAFWHMVDLVWVVMYPLIYLVG
- a CDS encoding cytochrome C oxidase subunit IV family protein, with translation MPFDLARSWGILVVLSLLSLLGSHIAWPALAANAAVLLLGIGKARLILLDFMELRHVPRSWRAVFAWWLGLIAATAWITPLWPILWMH
- a CDS encoding cytochrome c, which encodes MAESLTKSAARNVFYGGSLFFFIIFVGLTAHSHFYMVETSTDKAGLTASVARGKHVWEKNSCINCHTLLGEGAYFAPELGNLWIRWGGDADPETAREILKAWMESQPSGIEGRRQMPQFNLTDQEMSDLADFLEWTSRIKTQNWPPNDAG
- a CDS encoding cbb3-type cytochrome c oxidase subunit I; amino-acid sequence: MRYKTQRIALLYFYGALALFLAQVTFGVVAGTIYVLPNTLSELLPFNIVRMIHTNALVVWLLMGFMGATYYLLPEETETELYSPKLAVLQFWLFFVAAAIAVVGYLFRIHEGREFLEQPFAIKVGIVVVVLMFLFNVTMTALKGRKTTVTNILLFGLWGLALFFLFAFYNPANLALDKMYWWYVIHLWVEGVWELIMASILAFLMIKLNGIDREVVEKWLYVIVGLALFSGILGTGHHYYWIGAPGYWQWIGSLFSTLEVAPFFAMVAFTVTMTWKAGRRHPNRAALLWSVGCSIMAFLGAGVWGFLHTLSSVNYYTHGTQVTAAHGHLAFFGAYVMLNLAVMAYAWPELKRRAPYNQWLSMASCWIMCTAMMVMTFALTFAGVVQVHLQRVLGESYMEVQDQLALFYWIRLGSGVTVLVAVLMFVWALLVPGRAANTQQEGTMQPAE
- a CDS encoding CbbQ/NirQ/NorQ/GpvN family protein, encoding MQSALKAVPHPTSDIPYYVPAGNECALFEHAWRRRLPVLLKGPTGCGKTRFVAHMAAQLGLPLTTVSCHDDLAAADLTGRYLLKGGETVWVDGPLTRAAREGGICYLDEVVEARKDVAVVLHPLTDDRRILPLERTGEEIKAPDGFMLVVSYNPGYQNLLKSLKPSTRQRFVAIGFDFLPLDHEVAVVAAESGLAEEEVRPLVLLAQRLRALKGQDLEEGVSTRLVIYCATLIAEGLGIEEAVRAAMIEPLTDEPDVREALTEIARATFG
- a CDS encoding VWA domain-containing protein, whose protein sequence is MLDFLELEETVGRAWHRLVGDAASYPRYPEHGVTLEEMRGALGVFFRGMGGEAGVQLAASAGRSFRHRLNLRQRIGMTEERLEQPRRDPRSLFLPTRIDLFPSRRLNRMLYFWLGAYSVDVPLTPVEETDPLFRDLAALLKARETTTRVLAAHPGLGSGYRELASALLAARPARKLPATEQGIERIVAALLGGLEAGELDEMVDAMHLGRLAAPFGYQPFLPVPLWVDAAHRRPVAPCSEDEPTRAGPSAPVIDLRKRLAHRREADQPRRRDPFVLNRFEKMLTLAEMVNVNRPSDDDEDDEAQKAADDIEDLTVSRRQPGRPAARLKFDLDLPPEAVDTARLTGLLTYPEWDYTRRAYLPDHCRVLTATAREHGETWSPDPAALRRIRRVRRQFEVLRPRHQILRAQTDGEEIDMDALVRSMSEIRAGGAGSDRVYHASRPLRHDLAVALLVDVSLSTDAWVDGHRVLDVEKEALLTLAHGLAACGDHSAILTFTSRRRSWVRVETVKDFDEPMGTTVERRIAALKPGYYTRIGAALRHAAAQLAGQPNRKRLLIVLTDGKPNDVDHYEGRFGIEDTRRAVSEARRLGIGVFGVTVDCEAQSYFPALFGRGGFAIVGRIGRLPSALPAIYRQLAR